TAAGAGCTGCCAGTATTTCAGCCAATCCTACTAAGCTGTATGAAACACAGGTCCCAACCCACATGCCATGATAAAATACAGGATTTACTAAGCATGTGAGTTCATTAAAGTCACTGGCAAACCAGCAAGCAACAACTGAAGATGAAAAATCCAGTCTTGGCTCTACTGTCTTTTCTTTTGGACAAGATCTTATTCTTTGCTAAACCTAAACCAAGCAGCACTTCTAAAACTGACAAAAATGGTAACTTGTACGAGACATCACTGTATAAAAGAGGCGATCTTCTGGAAGTTCCCCGCACTCTCTTTGTCCATTTTGGCATCTACCTTGGAAACAATCGGGTGGCACATTTGATTCCAGACATTGTTCCAGCTTTAACCTGCAAAAAGACTTGTGTAAAGAAAGTTGTGACTAACAAGAGATTGGTAGCAGGAGTGCTGGCTAAAATAGCTAGTGTGAGAGTGGACAATGTGCAGGATTTCGCTTATGGCGCAATTATATTAGTAAACGAAATGGACCGACATATGCAAAATAACCCTCTGTCTAATGAAGAAGTTGCTGAGAGGGCTGAGAAACTTGTGGGGACCACATCTTATAGCTTGCTCTGGGACAACTGTGAGCACTTTGTGACTTACTGCAGATATGGTACCGCTGTGAGCTTACAGACTGACAAGGTAAATAGTTAACAAAACTTTAATATTTGTGTAGTTGACTTTATTGGGAGCAGCGCCTCTGTATCTTCTAGCCAGGGTTTGCTGACAGGTCTGTCACATCAGCATAATGTCACTTAATGTTACAATATAAAAGAAAAGACAACAGAAATTCTTGTAAGAAAACACTTGACTACGAAAGTGTagaaaaaattagaaaatgtgtGTGTGGAGGAGACCTTACGGTGTATGCACATAAAAGGCTCTCACCGGCTGTTTGCATTGCTAACATACACCGCAGGGGGCTGAACAGAGATGCTTTCTGTAATGTGAGTAAGCTTTTTGGGTTTTGTCAATGAGCTTCTCAGGGTTTCCTCCGACCTGTTCTCTGATGGCATTTCCTAATGATGACCGCATAATCCAATAGTAGATAAAAGTAAACATTCTCTAATTTCCTTCTCCAATCACTATACTCAAAGCTCTCAGGCTAAAGCGCACCTAAACAAGCACTGGTAAAAGACTAAACATTGTGGCTAAGTAAATTAAGCCTAATGGGGCTAGAAGAAAATGCCAGGCTTAacccattcctgactggcccttTCAACTGGTAACCAAgccaatttttgtgtttttatattgttGCATACTAAGTGCCTCAGCTCTTTTTAGTCAACGTAACTTGTCTTTTTTGCAGGCTGTAGtgcataataatataataataatatctcaTTTAATCTTTACTAACAGCGCTCAGTGTGACCACTCAGGGTCTGCTAACATTTGTGGGAGCTCGCAGCTGATGATCCAAGTTGCCAGGACCCAAAAAATTTTCTGTAGAGAAAAGGAGCAGCAGCACACCATGGATCAGTTCTTCTTTTTTCAGCAAACATGGTTTTCATTAGAAGTCCCTAGTACTGCTGCTTTTCTTCTCTGCTACTAATAATTGTTTAACTTTAAATAACTATTTTTGGTAGATAGAAAAGAATTAAAGTTTTGAACTGTTCACCTTGAGGATTAAAAGATGCACATTACAGCTATACTGAATTTCTGTAGATTTTTTCAGGTGTTACTACGTTAGTAAACTAAACAGTGGAGTAACTGGTGCAAAGTCCTGTGCCAAAATGTATGGATTATTGCAccaatcttctcatatgggaaagtgacacattatgggccccctaagtctCTTGGCCCCTTTGCGACTGCACACTCTGCACcgcctcaag
The DNA window shown above is from Engystomops pustulosus chromosome 1, aEngPut4.maternal, whole genome shotgun sequence and carries:
- the LOC140075257 gene encoding lecithin retinol acyltransferase-like isoform X2 — encoded protein: MKNPVLALLSFLLDKILFFAKPKPSSTSKTDKNGNLYETSLYKRGDLLEVPRTLFVHFGIYLGNNRVAHLIPDIVPALTCKKTCVKKVVTNKRLVAGVLAKIASVRVDNVQDFAYGAIILVNEMDRHMQNNPLSNEEVAERAEKLVGTTSYSLLWDNCEHFVTYCRYGTAVSLQTDKFCDTIKKIIRDQRSLLISAAIGMALTLCLGVGPFTTLPSFLITFTLWMAS